One genomic window of Agrobacterium vitis includes the following:
- a CDS encoding UbiD family decarboxylase, giving the protein MMAVLQKQGELLIVDEEIDPVYDLSALLSLTHETHAVRINKVKGSAFPVFGNLLSSLDRIALALDVPRASIQSTLLASVQKPVAPVVVENAPVQQQRFEEGVLARLPVPTFFDKETGPYISAGMMIARDPETGLGNASYARLKILSPTEALIGIAPNHHLAIMARKAADKGEALPFAVVLGAHPAIQLAACLYLGLGDDEMHCAGALLGEPVRMARCCNSDILVPAEAEIVIEGHIHANTPIVEGLVSEYHGMYEDYGSGVLATFESMSARKDAMFQVILPGYHAEHIYIAAVPIAVSLKAQLARVILNVGEVAVTASGCGRTNVVVQIDKPRPGQARRAMAICWGAVSIVKSVTVVDSDVDPWDINAVELAKSTRMRVDRDILIIPGMPADRSEPQEEAGMVAKIGYDATCKAGDRKEGYDKALPPQASYERMSRVIAAIKPEGAV; this is encoded by the coding sequence ATGATGGCTGTGTTGCAAAAGCAGGGCGAGTTGCTCATTGTCGATGAAGAAATCGATCCCGTTTATGATCTTTCGGCCCTGCTGTCTTTGACACACGAAACACATGCGGTTCGCATCAACAAGGTCAAGGGATCGGCGTTTCCGGTGTTTGGCAACCTTCTCTCAAGCCTTGATCGTATTGCGCTGGCGCTGGATGTTCCACGCGCATCGATCCAGTCCACCTTACTGGCGTCGGTGCAAAAGCCGGTTGCGCCGGTCGTTGTGGAAAATGCTCCTGTTCAGCAGCAGCGTTTTGAAGAGGGTGTGTTGGCGCGCCTGCCTGTTCCGACGTTTTTCGATAAGGAAACCGGCCCCTATATCAGCGCGGGCATGATGATTGCCCGTGATCCGGAGACCGGCCTTGGCAATGCCTCTTACGCACGCCTGAAAATCCTGAGCCCGACAGAGGCGCTGATTGGCATTGCCCCCAACCATCATCTGGCCATCATGGCCCGCAAGGCTGCGGACAAGGGTGAAGCCCTGCCGTTTGCCGTAGTTTTGGGTGCTCATCCGGCCATTCAGCTGGCCGCCTGCCTCTATCTGGGCCTTGGTGATGACGAGATGCATTGCGCCGGAGCACTCTTGGGCGAGCCTGTGCGCATGGCCCGCTGCTGCAACAGTGATATTCTGGTGCCCGCCGAGGCCGAGATTGTCATTGAGGGCCATATCCATGCCAATACGCCGATTGTCGAGGGACTGGTCTCTGAATATCACGGCATGTACGAGGATTATGGCAGCGGCGTGCTGGCAACGTTTGAGAGCATGTCAGCCCGCAAGGATGCGATGTTTCAGGTGATTTTGCCCGGTTATCACGCTGAGCACATTTATATTGCCGCCGTTCCCATCGCCGTCAGCCTCAAGGCCCAACTTGCCCGCGTGATCCTCAATGTCGGTGAAGTGGCGGTGACGGCCTCTGGGTGCGGCCGTACCAATGTTGTGGTGCAGATCGACAAGCCGCGTCCTGGGCAAGCCCGACGCGCCATGGCCATCTGCTGGGGTGCGGTTTCCATTGTGAAATCCGTGACGGTTGTGGATAGCGATGTTGATCCGTGGGACATCAACGCCGTTGAACTGGCAAAATCCACCCGTATGCGGGTAGACCGGGATATTCTGATCATTCCGGGCATGCCCGCTGATCGCTCCGAACCGCAGGAAGAGGCAGGCATGGTGGCCAAGATTGGCTATGATGCCACCTGCAAAGCCGGAGACCGCAAGGAAGGCTATGACAAGGCATTGCCGCCGCAAGCGTCTTATGAGCGCATGAGCCGTGTGATTGCGGCGATCAAGCCGGAGGGCGCGGTTTGA